In Sphingomonas sp. SUN019, the genomic window CGGAGCCGCTGGCGCGGCTGGGTGCGGCAGTGACCGGGATCGATGCTGCGGCTGAAAGTATCGCGGTGGCGCGGGACCACGCGCGCGGGCTGACGATCGACTACCGTGTCGGCGGGGTCGAGGCGGCGGGGGGGGAGACGTTCGATCTGGTCACCTGCCTGGAGGTGATCGAGCACGTCGCGGACCCGGCGGCGTTCGTGCGCGGGCTGGCGGGGGCGGTTGCGGAGGGTGGGTTGCTGGTGCTGTCTACGCCCAACCGGACGCCGTTGTCGCGGCTGGCGCTGATTACGCTGGCCGAGGGGACAGGGCGCATCCCGCGCGGGACGCATGATTGGGATCGGTTTCTTACGCCCGATGAACTGACCGGTCTGGTGAAGGA contains:
- the ubiG gene encoding bifunctional 2-polyprenyl-6-hydroxyphenol methylase/3-demethylubiquinol 3-O-methyltransferase UbiG — encoded protein: MSDATVSTATNESSIIAREAAHFGALAADWWDPKGSSAMLHRLNPVRLRYIREQVDTHFGLDAASFTPLTGKRVLDVGCGAGLLAEPLARLGAAVTGIDAAAESIAVARDHARGLTIDYRVGGVEAAGGETFDLVTCLEVIEHVADPAAFVRGLAGAVAEGGLLVLSTPNRTPLSRLALITLAEGTGRIPRGTHDWDRFLTPDELTGLVKDAGLTVSDVRGLSFSPGKGFALSDSTALDYFITATR